In Desulfatiglans anilini DSM 4660, a single genomic region encodes these proteins:
- a CDS encoding 4Fe-4S dicluster domain-containing protein, with amino-acid sequence MAKKEKTGRITIDRELCKGCQLCISVCPKHLIVVSDRLNQKGYYPAEFTENETTEDRQCTACAMCATICPDLAIEVYRE; translated from the coding sequence ATGGCAAAGAAAGAAAAGACAGGCAGGATCACCATCGATCGGGAGTTGTGCAAGGGGTGCCAGCTCTGTATTTCCGTCTGCCCGAAGCATCTGATCGTCGTCTCGGACAGGCTGAACCAGAAAGGCTACTATCCGGCCGAGTTCACCGAAAACGAGACAACCGAGGATCGGCAATGCACCGCGTGCGCCATGTGCGCCACCATCTGTCCCGATTTGGCTATCGAGGTTTACCGTGAATGA